The following coding sequences are from one Triticum aestivum cultivar Chinese Spring chromosome 5A, IWGSC CS RefSeq v2.1, whole genome shotgun sequence window:
- the LOC123103441 gene encoding bifunctional aspartokinase/homoserine dehydrogenase 2, chloroplastic isoform X1 yields MRSLAVASPVPPAAAHRRRLRPSASGREVVSQCLKCEINQDRPMGALRIGHSQGNLPRHGSKNLLTPAAAAISVEQVEVSTYLPKGDMWSVHKFGGTCMGTPQRIQNVADVVLGDSSERKLIIVSAMSKVTDMMYSLVHKAQSRDDSYTEELDKVFEKHMAAAKDLLDGENLARFLSQLHSDISNLRAMLRAIYIAGHATESFSEFVVGHGELWSSQMLSYAVQKSGASCSWMDTREVLVVKPSGPDMVDPDYEESEKRLEKWFSRQPAEIIVATGFIASTAENIPTTLKRDGSDFSAAIIGSLVRARQVTIWTDVDGVFSADPRKVSEAVILSTLSYQEAWEMSYFGANVLHPRTIIPVMKDNIPIVIRNMFNLSAPGTVICKQPANEDADLDACVKSFATIDKLALVNVEGTGMAGVPGTSSAIFSAVKEVGANVIMISQASSEHSICFAVPEKEVAAVSAALHVRFREALAAGRLSKVEVIHDCSILAAVGLRMASTPGVSAILFDALAKANINVRAIAQGCSEYNITVVLKQEDCVRALRAAHSRFFLSKTTLAIGVIGPGLIGATLLNQLRDQVAVLKENMNIDVRVIGITGASTMLLSDTGVDLTRWKEEMQKEAKPADLANFVRHLSEDHVFPNKVLVDCTADTNVASHYYDWLKKGIHVITPNKKANSGPLDRYLKLRTLQRASYTHYFYEATVGAGLPIISTLRGLLETGDKILRIEGIFSGTLSYIFNNFEGTRSFSDVVAEAKEAGYTEPDPRDDLSGTDVARKVIILARESGLRLELSDIPVESLVPEALKSCSSPNEFMQKLPSFDQDWARQRHEAEAAGEVLRYVGVVDVLNGKGRVELQRYKRDHPFAQLSGSDNIIAFTTSRYKEQPLIVRGPGAGAEVTAGGVFCDILRLASYLGAPS; encoded by the exons ATGCGGAGCCTCGCCGTCGCGAGCCCCGTCCCGCCAGCCGCCGCCCATCGACGGAGGCTCCGGCCGTCCGCCTCCGGCAG GGAAGTAGTTTCACAATGTTTGAAGTGTGAGATAAATCAGGACCGACCTATGGGAGCTCTAAG GATAGGTCACTCTCAAGGAAATTTGCCAAGACATGGTTCGAAGAATCTGCTCACACCAGCTGCTG CAGCCATTTCAGTTGAACAAGTTGAAGTCAGTACCTATCTTCCAAAAGGTGATATGTGGTCTGTGCACAAGTTTGGTGGCACTTGCATGGGAACACCTCAGAGAATTCAGAATGTTGCTGATGTAGTTCTTGGTGACTCTTCCGAGAGGAAGCTGATAATTGTCTCTGCAATGTCCAAAGTTACTGACATGATGTACAGTCTCGTGCATAAGGCTCAGTCAAGGGATGATTCTTACACAGAAGAATTGGATAAAGTTTTTGAGAAGCATATGGCTGCAGCGAAAGATCTTCTTGATGGAGAAAACCTTGCAAGATTTTTGTCTCAGTTGCATTCGGACATCAGTAACCTGAGAGCAATGCTTCGTGCTATTTATATAG CTGGACATGCAACAGAATCTTTCTCTGAATTCGTTGTTGGGCATGGGGAGTTGTGGTCATCTCAGATGCTATCGTATGCTGTGCAGAAG TCTGGAGCATCTTGTAGTTGGATGGATACAAGAGAAGTTCTAGTTGTAAAACCTAGTGGTCCTGACATGGTAGATCCTGATTATGAGGAATCTGAGAAGCGACTCGAGAAATGGTTTTCACGCCAACCTGCTGAGATAATAGTTGCTACTGGCTTTATCGCGAGTACAGCTGAAAACATCCCTACTACTCTGAAAAGGGATGGAAGCGATTTCTCAGCAGCAATAATTGGTTCTCTTGTTAGGGCACGCCAGGTCACAATCTGGACCGATGTTGATGGGGTATTTAGTGCCGATCCTAGAAAAG TCAGCGAGGCTGTGATCTTAAGCACATTATCATATCAGGAGGCCTGGGAAATG TCATACTTTGGAGCAAATGTGTTGCATCCCCGTACCATTATACCTGTGATGAAAGACAATATTCCCATTGTCATTAGGAACATGTTCAATCTCTCTGCCCCTGGAACTGTGATTTGCAAGCAGCCTGCTAACGAAGATGCTGATCTGGATGCTTGTGTCAAATCATTTGCTACTATAGATAAATTGGCCCTTGTTAACGTTGAAGG AACTGGAATGGCTGGTGTTCCAGGTACATCAAGTGCCATATTTAGTGCTGTAAAAGAGGTCGGAGCTAATGTTATCATGATATCTCAG GCTAGCAGTGAACACTCGATATGTTTTGCTGTTCCAGAAAAGGAAGTTGCAGCAGTCTCTGCAGCCTTGCATGTTAGGTTTCGTGAGGCATTAGCAGCAGGAAGGCTCTCTAAG GTTGAAGTCATTCATGATTGCAGCATTCTTGCTGCTGTTGGCCTGAGAATGGCAAGTACTCCTGGAGTCAGTGCAATCCTTTTTGATGCTCTAGCAAAG GCAAACATTAATGTACGAGCAATAGCTCAAGGTTGCAGTGAGTACAATATTACTGTTGTATTGAAGCAAGAAGATTGTGTCAGGGCTCTAAGAGCTGCTCACTCAAGGTTCTTCCTCTCAAAAACCACACTTGCTATTGGGGTCATTGGACCTGGTTTGATTGGGGCAACACTGCTCAACCAGCTCAGGGACCAG GTAGCAGTCCTGAAGGAAAATATGAATATTGATGTGCGTGTCATCGGAATAACTGGCGCAAGCACGATGCTTTTGAGTGACAC GGGAGTAGACCTAACCAGGTGGAAAGAAGAAATGCAAAAGGAAGCAAAACCAGCTGATCTTGCTAATTTTGTTCGCCATTTGTCTGAGGACCATGTGTTTCCAAACAAAGTATTGGTGGACTGCACAGCAGATACAAATGTGGCATCTCACTACTATGATTGGTTGAAGAAGGGTATCCATGTCATCACACCGAATAAAAAAGCAAATTCTGGTCCACTTGATCGG TATCTGAAACTAAGGACTCTACAGCGTGCATCATATACTCATTACTTTTATGAAGCAACTGTTGGTGCAGGCCTGCCAATAATTAGCACCCTGCGAGGTCTTCTGGAGACAGGTGACAAGATATTGCGTATTGAAGGCATTTTCAG TGGAACTCTGAGTTATATTTTCAACAATTTTGAAGGAACAAGGAGCTTTAGTGATGTTGTTGCTGAAGCAAAAGAAGCTGGATACACTGAGCCAGACCCAAGAGATGATCTATCTGGAACAGATGTTGCCAGAAAG GTCATTATCCTTGCAAGGGAGTCTGGTTTGAGACTTGAGCTTTCGGATATCCCGGTAGAGAGCCTTGTGCCAGAGGCGCTAAAG TCATGCTCGTCGCCAAATGAATTCATGCAAAAGCTACCATCGTTTGACCAGGATTGGGCCAGACAGCGCCATGAGGCTGAGGCTGCAGGCGAA GTACTGCGGTATGTGGGAGTGGTGGACGTGCTGAACGGAAAGGGAAGGGTAGAACTGCAGAGGTACAAGAGGGACCACCCATTTGCCCAGCTATCTGGTTCCGACAACATCATCGCCTTCACCACTTCGAGGTACAAGGAGCAGCCGCTGATCGTGCGAGGGCCGGGCGCAGGCGCGGAGGTGACTGCCGGAGGCGTCTTCTGCGACATCCTGCGGCTGGCGTCCTACCTCGGCGCCCCCTCATAG
- the LOC123103441 gene encoding bifunctional aspartokinase/homoserine dehydrogenase 2, chloroplastic isoform X2 — MRSLAVASPVPPAAAHRRRLRPSASGREVVSQCLKCEINQDRPMGALRIGHSQGNLPRHGSKNLLTPAAAISVEQVEVSTYLPKGDMWSVHKFGGTCMGTPQRIQNVADVVLGDSSERKLIIVSAMSKVTDMMYSLVHKAQSRDDSYTEELDKVFEKHMAAAKDLLDGENLARFLSQLHSDISNLRAMLRAIYIAGHATESFSEFVVGHGELWSSQMLSYAVQKSGASCSWMDTREVLVVKPSGPDMVDPDYEESEKRLEKWFSRQPAEIIVATGFIASTAENIPTTLKRDGSDFSAAIIGSLVRARQVTIWTDVDGVFSADPRKVSEAVILSTLSYQEAWEMSYFGANVLHPRTIIPVMKDNIPIVIRNMFNLSAPGTVICKQPANEDADLDACVKSFATIDKLALVNVEGTGMAGVPGTSSAIFSAVKEVGANVIMISQASSEHSICFAVPEKEVAAVSAALHVRFREALAAGRLSKVEVIHDCSILAAVGLRMASTPGVSAILFDALAKANINVRAIAQGCSEYNITVVLKQEDCVRALRAAHSRFFLSKTTLAIGVIGPGLIGATLLNQLRDQVAVLKENMNIDVRVIGITGASTMLLSDTGVDLTRWKEEMQKEAKPADLANFVRHLSEDHVFPNKVLVDCTADTNVASHYYDWLKKGIHVITPNKKANSGPLDRYLKLRTLQRASYTHYFYEATVGAGLPIISTLRGLLETGDKILRIEGIFSGTLSYIFNNFEGTRSFSDVVAEAKEAGYTEPDPRDDLSGTDVARKVIILARESGLRLELSDIPVESLVPEALKSCSSPNEFMQKLPSFDQDWARQRHEAEAAGEVLRYVGVVDVLNGKGRVELQRYKRDHPFAQLSGSDNIIAFTTSRYKEQPLIVRGPGAGAEVTAGGVFCDILRLASYLGAPS; from the exons ATGCGGAGCCTCGCCGTCGCGAGCCCCGTCCCGCCAGCCGCCGCCCATCGACGGAGGCTCCGGCCGTCCGCCTCCGGCAG GGAAGTAGTTTCACAATGTTTGAAGTGTGAGATAAATCAGGACCGACCTATGGGAGCTCTAAG GATAGGTCACTCTCAAGGAAATTTGCCAAGACATGGTTCGAAGAATCTGCTCACACCAGCTGCTG CCATTTCAGTTGAACAAGTTGAAGTCAGTACCTATCTTCCAAAAGGTGATATGTGGTCTGTGCACAAGTTTGGTGGCACTTGCATGGGAACACCTCAGAGAATTCAGAATGTTGCTGATGTAGTTCTTGGTGACTCTTCCGAGAGGAAGCTGATAATTGTCTCTGCAATGTCCAAAGTTACTGACATGATGTACAGTCTCGTGCATAAGGCTCAGTCAAGGGATGATTCTTACACAGAAGAATTGGATAAAGTTTTTGAGAAGCATATGGCTGCAGCGAAAGATCTTCTTGATGGAGAAAACCTTGCAAGATTTTTGTCTCAGTTGCATTCGGACATCAGTAACCTGAGAGCAATGCTTCGTGCTATTTATATAG CTGGACATGCAACAGAATCTTTCTCTGAATTCGTTGTTGGGCATGGGGAGTTGTGGTCATCTCAGATGCTATCGTATGCTGTGCAGAAG TCTGGAGCATCTTGTAGTTGGATGGATACAAGAGAAGTTCTAGTTGTAAAACCTAGTGGTCCTGACATGGTAGATCCTGATTATGAGGAATCTGAGAAGCGACTCGAGAAATGGTTTTCACGCCAACCTGCTGAGATAATAGTTGCTACTGGCTTTATCGCGAGTACAGCTGAAAACATCCCTACTACTCTGAAAAGGGATGGAAGCGATTTCTCAGCAGCAATAATTGGTTCTCTTGTTAGGGCACGCCAGGTCACAATCTGGACCGATGTTGATGGGGTATTTAGTGCCGATCCTAGAAAAG TCAGCGAGGCTGTGATCTTAAGCACATTATCATATCAGGAGGCCTGGGAAATG TCATACTTTGGAGCAAATGTGTTGCATCCCCGTACCATTATACCTGTGATGAAAGACAATATTCCCATTGTCATTAGGAACATGTTCAATCTCTCTGCCCCTGGAACTGTGATTTGCAAGCAGCCTGCTAACGAAGATGCTGATCTGGATGCTTGTGTCAAATCATTTGCTACTATAGATAAATTGGCCCTTGTTAACGTTGAAGG AACTGGAATGGCTGGTGTTCCAGGTACATCAAGTGCCATATTTAGTGCTGTAAAAGAGGTCGGAGCTAATGTTATCATGATATCTCAG GCTAGCAGTGAACACTCGATATGTTTTGCTGTTCCAGAAAAGGAAGTTGCAGCAGTCTCTGCAGCCTTGCATGTTAGGTTTCGTGAGGCATTAGCAGCAGGAAGGCTCTCTAAG GTTGAAGTCATTCATGATTGCAGCATTCTTGCTGCTGTTGGCCTGAGAATGGCAAGTACTCCTGGAGTCAGTGCAATCCTTTTTGATGCTCTAGCAAAG GCAAACATTAATGTACGAGCAATAGCTCAAGGTTGCAGTGAGTACAATATTACTGTTGTATTGAAGCAAGAAGATTGTGTCAGGGCTCTAAGAGCTGCTCACTCAAGGTTCTTCCTCTCAAAAACCACACTTGCTATTGGGGTCATTGGACCTGGTTTGATTGGGGCAACACTGCTCAACCAGCTCAGGGACCAG GTAGCAGTCCTGAAGGAAAATATGAATATTGATGTGCGTGTCATCGGAATAACTGGCGCAAGCACGATGCTTTTGAGTGACAC GGGAGTAGACCTAACCAGGTGGAAAGAAGAAATGCAAAAGGAAGCAAAACCAGCTGATCTTGCTAATTTTGTTCGCCATTTGTCTGAGGACCATGTGTTTCCAAACAAAGTATTGGTGGACTGCACAGCAGATACAAATGTGGCATCTCACTACTATGATTGGTTGAAGAAGGGTATCCATGTCATCACACCGAATAAAAAAGCAAATTCTGGTCCACTTGATCGG TATCTGAAACTAAGGACTCTACAGCGTGCATCATATACTCATTACTTTTATGAAGCAACTGTTGGTGCAGGCCTGCCAATAATTAGCACCCTGCGAGGTCTTCTGGAGACAGGTGACAAGATATTGCGTATTGAAGGCATTTTCAG TGGAACTCTGAGTTATATTTTCAACAATTTTGAAGGAACAAGGAGCTTTAGTGATGTTGTTGCTGAAGCAAAAGAAGCTGGATACACTGAGCCAGACCCAAGAGATGATCTATCTGGAACAGATGTTGCCAGAAAG GTCATTATCCTTGCAAGGGAGTCTGGTTTGAGACTTGAGCTTTCGGATATCCCGGTAGAGAGCCTTGTGCCAGAGGCGCTAAAG TCATGCTCGTCGCCAAATGAATTCATGCAAAAGCTACCATCGTTTGACCAGGATTGGGCCAGACAGCGCCATGAGGCTGAGGCTGCAGGCGAA GTACTGCGGTATGTGGGAGTGGTGGACGTGCTGAACGGAAAGGGAAGGGTAGAACTGCAGAGGTACAAGAGGGACCACCCATTTGCCCAGCTATCTGGTTCCGACAACATCATCGCCTTCACCACTTCGAGGTACAAGGAGCAGCCGCTGATCGTGCGAGGGCCGGGCGCAGGCGCGGAGGTGACTGCCGGAGGCGTCTTCTGCGACATCCTGCGGCTGGCGTCCTACCTCGGCGCCCCCTCATAG